One Myxosarcina sp. GI1 genomic window carries:
- a CDS encoding NTP transferase domain-containing protein: MRHCPNRDFALILAAGFSTRMGICKTSLPWHDNRTLLRYQAEQFLQTGITPIIVLGSHNAQRQVDCPDGSRVVINECSQNGKTSSILTGLQLLPQHFSSVIISAVDQPRSLCIYQSLLQTYRQKQALIVAPCHRGKLGHPLLFSDRLLPELKNITEASLGLRRVVNKFYNAIAKVEFSTSEVISDLNTRDRYQLELSKYQVAKS, translated from the coding sequence ATGCGCCACTGCCCTAATCGAGATTTCGCGCTAATTTTGGCGGCTGGTTTTTCTACCCGCATGGGTATTTGTAAAACTTCACTTCCCTGGCACGATAATAGAACCTTGCTACGCTACCAGGCAGAACAGTTTTTACAGACTGGCATTACCCCAATTATCGTGCTTGGTTCGCATAATGCCCAACGTCAAGTAGATTGTCCCGATGGTAGCCGAGTTGTAATTAATGAGTGTAGTCAGAACGGTAAAACTAGCTCGATTTTAACTGGCTTACAACTTCTTCCTCAACACTTCTCTAGCGTTATTATTTCCGCCGTCGATCAGCCGCGATCGCTTTGTATCTATCAGTCTTTACTGCAAACCTATCGACAAAAACAAGCTTTAATTGTAGCCCCTTGTCATCGAGGGAAATTAGGACATCCTTTATTATTTAGCGATCGCTTACTACCAGAACTAAAAAACATTACTGAAGCTAGTTTAGGCTTACGTCGGGTTGTCAACAAGTTTTATAATGCGATCGCTAAAGTAGAATTTAGCACCTCAGAAGTTATATCGGACCTTAATACTCGCGATCGCTACCAATTAGAATTATCTAAATATCAAGTAGCTAAAAGCTAA
- a CDS encoding hemerythrin HHE cation-binding protein, whose amino-acid sequence MTTLETKLADLKLFQNVLIENAQKLVAATDDSKIRERLEKMMSSDRENLNSIEEAISKLGSTAEPRDITQKHAEKVGQMMDGSELSLYDKFFQLELLKHQQTMTGLVIHKVAQSLDDKLQDAVEPLNKVNFENRAHQEILKGILYFVGTREMAGKEPDMGIWGSVEQGIAALKGAVGSATS is encoded by the coding sequence ATGACCACTCTAGAAACAAAGCTTGCAGATCTCAAGCTGTTTCAAAACGTTTTAATTGAAAATGCTCAAAAACTAGTAGCAGCGACAGATGATAGTAAAATCCGCGAACGGCTAGAAAAAATGATGTCTAGCGATCGCGAAAATCTTAATTCTATCGAAGAAGCCATTTCTAAACTCGGTAGTACCGCAGAACCTCGTGACATCACTCAAAAACACGCCGAAAAGGTCGGACAAATGATGGATGGCTCCGAATTAAGCCTGTATGATAAATTTTTTCAGCTAGAGTTACTAAAGCATCAACAGACTATGACTGGCTTGGTAATTCATAAAGTTGCTCAATCATTAGACGATAAACTCCAAGATGCAGTAGAGCCTTTGAATAAAGTAAATTTTGAAAATCGCGCTCATCAAGAAATTCTTAAAGGCATTCTTTACTTTGTCGGAACAAGAGAAATGGCTGGTAAAGAACCAGATATGGGCATTTGGGGCAGTGTCGAACAAGGTATTGCTGCTCTTAAAGGTGCGGTAGGCAGCGCGACTAGCTAA
- a CDS encoding FMN-binding glutamate synthase family protein, whose protein sequence is MIDKQTLETSSTYNPQTIKAIQERAELGRYLIRGYGAFRNVPRFDDLVFLTASLTRFPLEGYREKCQTKTVLGTRYAKRPMELEIPITIAGMSFGALSRNAKVALGQAATLVGTSTTTGDGGMLPAEREASSKLVYQCLPSRYGFNVKDLKKADAIEIVVGQGAKPGGGGLLLGQKVSKVVAGMRTLPEGVDQRSPCRHPDWVGADDLRIKIEELREATDWQIPIYVKMGATRVKDDVKLAVKAGADVVVLDGMEGGTAATQSIFQEHTGIPTLPALAQAVEALKELDVYGEVQLVISGGIRSGPDVAKALALGADAVSLGTATLIAMGCNKPVYIEDYHKLGTEPYHCHHCHTGMCPVGITTQDEELMQRLPVEQGRIWVANYLQSMMMEVQSLARACGKSDIHNLEREDLVALTLEASAMTKLPLAGTDFVMR, encoded by the coding sequence ATGATAGATAAACAAACTTTAGAGACTAGCAGTACCTATAATCCTCAAACCATTAAAGCGATTCAGGAAAGAGCCGAACTCGGACGCTACTTGATTCGGGGCTATGGTGCTTTTCGTAATGTTCCGCGCTTTGACGATCTGGTTTTTTTGACGGCTTCTCTAACGCGCTTTCCCTTAGAAGGTTATCGAGAGAAATGCCAGACCAAAACAGTGTTAGGAACTCGCTATGCCAAACGCCCGATGGAATTGGAAATTCCCATAACTATTGCGGGGATGAGTTTTGGCGCACTGTCGCGTAACGCTAAAGTAGCTTTGGGACAGGCAGCGACTTTGGTAGGAACTTCTACAACTACGGGTGACGGGGGTATGCTGCCAGCAGAGAGAGAAGCTTCGTCTAAACTGGTCTATCAATGTTTGCCTTCTCGCTATGGCTTTAATGTTAAGGACTTAAAAAAAGCCGACGCGATCGAAATTGTCGTAGGACAGGGTGCTAAACCTGGGGGCGGTGGTTTACTACTCGGTCAAAAGGTAAGTAAAGTGGTAGCTGGAATGCGAACTTTACCCGAAGGAGTCGATCAGCGATCGCCCTGTCGCCATCCTGACTGGGTAGGTGCTGACGATCTGAGAATCAAAATCGAGGAGTTGCGGGAAGCAACGGACTGGCAAATTCCTATCTATGTCAAGATGGGTGCTACCCGCGTTAAGGACGATGTCAAATTAGCGGTTAAAGCAGGGGCAGATGTAGTAGTCCTTGACGGTATGGAAGGGGGAACGGCAGCTACTCAAAGTATTTTTCAAGAACATACGGGGATTCCTACCCTACCAGCTTTAGCACAGGCAGTAGAGGCACTCAAAGAACTCGATGTTTATGGCGAGGTGCAGTTAGTTATTTCTGGCGGGATTCGTTCGGGTCCCGATGTGGCTAAAGCCTTGGCATTAGGCGCGGATGCGGTAAGTTTGGGAACTGCTACCCTAATTGCGATGGGCTGTAACAAACCAGTTTATATCGAGGATTATCACAAGCTAGGTACGGAACCCTATCACTGCCACCACTGCCATACGGGAATGTGTCCTGTAGGCATTACTACACAGGATGAAGAATTGATGCAGAGATTGCCAGTAGAACAGGGAAGGATTTGGGTAGCTAACTACCTACAATCGATGATGATGGAGGTTCAAAGCCTCGCGAGAGCTTGTGGCAAATCCGACATTCACAACTTAGAGCGAGAAGATTTGGTGGCATTAACCTTAGAAGCCTCGGCAATGACTAAGTTACCCCTGGCAGGAACAGATTTTGTAATGAGATAA
- the glnT gene encoding type III glutamate--ammonia ligase gives MIATLTASKTLVQLAEELELKFFLVSYTDLLGGTRAKLVPAAKIASVEESGAFFAPFASNLGLGPDAGEVAAIPDPSSLIVLPWQPNVAWVASDVYLDGEPFPASPRIIFKQVLDKCHKLGYELKTGVEAEFFLLKDTDNGLQIADSKDTAVRPCYDQMNLMRQFDFLSTIIEYLEQLGWEPYQCDHEDGNGQFEINWKYSDALTTGDRHVFFKYMVKTLAEQRGLTATFMPKPFSNLTGNGAHLHLSLWQGDNNVFADANDEMGLSQQGYEFLGGVLKHGRGLTALCNPTINSYRRLGATTTTSGSTWSPRYISYGGNNRSHMIRIPEAGRFECRLVDGAATMYLAQAGILAAGLVGMKNHTSPGERLDENMFARGLEFTDLETIPNTLYEALQCLEADDLLMTVLGEMGAKTYLDFRHNEWNSYSSEVTPWEFKQYIDS, from the coding sequence GTGATTGCAACTTTAACTGCTAGTAAAACTTTAGTTCAACTTGCAGAAGAATTAGAACTAAAATTTTTCTTAGTATCCTACACCGATCTTTTAGGGGGAACGCGGGCTAAGTTAGTTCCTGCGGCTAAAATTGCCTCCGTCGAAGAATCTGGTGCTTTTTTTGCTCCCTTTGCCTCAAATTTGGGACTAGGACCCGATGCAGGAGAAGTAGCAGCCATTCCCGATCCCAGCTCTTTAATCGTTTTACCCTGGCAGCCCAATGTTGCCTGGGTGGCTAGCGATGTTTACCTCGACGGAGAACCGTTTCCTGCTTCGCCGAGAATTATTTTCAAGCAGGTTCTAGACAAATGCCATAAGCTCGGTTACGAACTAAAGACAGGCGTTGAAGCGGAATTTTTCTTACTCAAAGACACTGATAATGGCTTGCAAATTGCCGATAGTAAAGATACTGCCGTTCGTCCCTGCTATGACCAAATGAACCTGATGCGTCAGTTCGATTTTCTCTCTACGATTATTGAATACCTCGAACAGTTGGGCTGGGAACCCTATCAATGCGACCACGAAGACGGTAACGGACAGTTTGAAATCAACTGGAAATACAGCGATGCTCTAACTACGGGCGATCGCCACGTCTTTTTTAAGTATATGGTTAAAACCCTGGCAGAACAGCGAGGACTGACGGCTACTTTTATGCCCAAACCATTTTCTAACCTGACAGGCAACGGCGCACACCTACACCTCAGTCTCTGGCAGGGCGACAATAATGTATTTGCCGATGCTAACGACGAAATGGGCTTATCTCAGCAAGGCTATGAGTTTTTAGGCGGAGTCCTCAAACACGGACGGGGTTTGACGGCACTTTGCAACCCCACTATTAATTCCTATCGCCGTCTCGGTGCGACTACGACTACTTCTGGTAGTACCTGGAGTCCCCGCTACATCTCCTACGGGGGTAATAATCGCAGCCACATGATTCGCATTCCCGAAGCTGGTCGTTTTGAGTGTCGCTTGGTAGATGGTGCCGCTACGATGTATCTCGCACAGGCAGGCATTTTAGCCGCAGGTTTGGTAGGCATGAAAAATCATACTTCTCCAGGGGAACGCTTAGATGAAAATATGTTTGCACGCGGTTTGGAGTTTACCGACTTAGAAACTATACCAAACACCCTATATGAAGCTTTGCAGTGTTTGGAAGCAGACGATCTGTTGATGACTGTTTTAGGAGAAATGGGAGCCAAAACCTATCTCGACTTCCGCCATAATGAATGGAATTCTTATTCTAGTGAAGTTACGCCTTGGGAATTTAAACAGTATATCGATAGCTAA